A region of Antedon mediterranea chromosome 8, ecAntMedi1.1, whole genome shotgun sequence DNA encodes the following proteins:
- the LOC140056611 gene encoding uncharacterized protein has product MADHFTEAQVQINLKYRSTEIKSQILDCSTGCCIYCQEHSCEHEPSRKLVELPLSNDDAGRKETKLTNRLLIGMKHGLLLEYVDGCLYAKRRCSTVIYYHSSQYHINHDPIKIEKDQRVIIFDYPAFKNQFISWYTLKLTKSDIEPFKRHKIFFSFGQRWQPYLEKHKEMGESRPQPTTLDSCLVSMSLVPLNAKEMVMDTEAGRNGSETISMGLNQNFFFFSLEGSSQVCSSLDRMAQNCRKKIQEHEQARQSSQELEENMSVDQQNPAIEFDNLLSDILGLQESIETRQNDVMQRQGITQNPHFDIPQQYPVEQQITRQQRIDQLQREFEEIQQNCANQQLPMSELGQQNVAQCQDQLGTLQPHNQQACLAADLGQHVQHEPMELNHQPMQLCHIEEQIATESAPANGEIIYFNWGNGTERQVGLTSEEWLKLVSIVQNENLLETN; this is encoded by the exons ATGGCCGACCATTTTACagaag CTCAGGTCCAGATAAACCTTAAGTACCGATCAACAGAAATCAAAAGTCAGATATTGGACTGTTCCACTGGATGCTGCATCTATTGCCAAGAACATTCATGTGAGCATGAGCCGTCAAGGAAGTTGGTTGAGCTACCTTTGAGCAACGACGACGCCGGTCGAAAAGAGACTAAACTTACAAATAGACTGCTCATCGGAATGAAGCACGG tCTTCTCTTAGAATATGTCGACGGGTGTCTGTATGCGAAACGACGATGCAGTACTGTCATCTACTATCACAGCTCACAATACCACATTAATCATGACcctataaaaattgaaaaagacCAGAGGGTCATAATCTTCGATTACCCTGCCTTCAAAAATCAATTCATTAGCTGGTATACCCTTAAACTCACAAAATCAGACATAGAACCTTTCAAGCGACACAAGATTTTTTTCAGCTTTGGACAAAGATGGCAACCATATCTCGAAAAACACAAAGAGATGGGAGAAAGCAGACCTCAGCCTACTACGTTGGACTCCTGTTTAGTGTCAATGAGCCTCGTTCCACTGAATGCGAAAGAGATGGTCATGGACACAGAGGCAGGTCGAAACGGTTCCGAGACCATTTCGATGGGTCTGAACCagaacttttttttcttttctttagaAGGATCATCGCAGGTGTGTTCTTCTCTTGACAGGATGGCACAGAATTGTCGAAAAAAAATTCAAGAACATGAACAAGCCAGACAATCGTCACAAGAACTCGAAGAAAACATGAGTGTGGATCAACAGAATCCTGCAATAGAATTCGATAATCTTTTAAGTGACATTCTGGGCCTACAAGAATCGATCGAAACCCGacaaaatgatgttatgcaacggCAAGGTATAACACAAAATCCGCATTTTGATATCCCTCAGCAGTATCCAGTAGAACAGCAGATAACACGACAGCAACGTATAGATCAGCTGCAGCGGGAGTTCGAGGAAATACAACAGAATTGTGCAAACCAGCAACTACCAATGTCAGAATTGGGCCAACAGAACGTAGCACAATGTCAAGACCAATTAGGAACATTACAGCCACATAACCAGCAGGCATGCTTGGCTGCAGATCTGGGCCAGCATGTTCAGCATGAACCTATGGAACTTAATCACCAACCAATGCAACTATGCCACATAGAGGAGCAAATAGCTACCGAGTCGGCTCCTGCGAACGgtgaaattatatattttaattgggGTAATGGTACTGAACGTCAAGTTGGGTTAACGTCTGAagagtggttgaagcttgtatCGATTGTACAAAATGAAAATTTACTGGAAACAAATTAA
- the LOC140057362 gene encoding interferon regulatory factor 4-like gives MQYQFTQAQVQINLKYRSTEIKSQILDCSTGCCIYCQEHSCEHAPSRLIVELPLRNEDEGGIETKLTNRLLIGMKKGFLVEYAAEGLYAKRRCDTPIYYHSSQYHINHDPMKIEKDQWVKIFDYPAFKNQFISWYTRKLIKSDIEPFKRHKIFFSFGQRWQPYLEKHEEMGENRPQPTALDSCLVSMSLVPLNAKEIVMATEAGRNCSETISMGLNQNFLSFI, from the exons ATGCAATACCAGTTTACACAAG CTCAGGTCCAGATAAACCTTAAGTACCGATCAACAGAAATCAAAAGTCAGATATTGGACTGTTCCACTGGATGCTGCATCTATTGCCAAGAACATTCATGTGAGCATGCACCGTCAAGGTTGATAGTTGAGCTACCTTTGCGTAACGAGGATGAAGGTGGAATAGAAACTAAACTTACAAATAGACTGCTTATCGGAATGAAAAAAGG ATTTCTCGTAGAATATGCTGCTGAAGGTTTGTATGCGAAGCGACGATGCGATACTCCAATCTACTATCACAGCTCACAATACCACATCAATCATGATCCTATGAAAATTGAGAAAGACCAGTGGGTCAAAATCTTCGATTACCCTGCCTTCAAAAACCAATTCATTAGCTGGTATACCCGTAAACTCATAAAATCAGACATAGAACCTTTCAAGCGACACAAGATTTTTTTCAGCTTTGGACAAAGATGGCAACCATATCTGGAAAAACACGAAGAGATGGGAGAAAACAGACCTCAGCCTACTGCGTTGGACTCCTGTTTAGTGTCAATGAGTCTCGTTCCACTGAATGCGAAAGAGATTGTCATGGCCACAGAGGCAGGTCGAAACTGTTCCGAGACCATTTCGATGGGTCTGAACCAGAACTTTTTGTCTTTTATTTAG
- the LOC140057361 gene encoding E3 ubiquitin-protein ligase NRDP1-like produces the protein MGYDVDRFVSSVNDGLLCCICRDVLEDPLQSPCEHAYCRSCIQGWLVHEQVCPEDRQSLLESQLKPLFRYMRNDLNNLRIRCLNRDNGCEFTTELENLARHESACEFGTLNCPNKNCPVVMERRELDIHLVSCEYTTKQCPKGCGLTILSSDHDSHNCVGELRTELELLRSEMICKLEDQRHESKLRLDSQRTHMVQKISGMQQNVDELRGQLSNLQHEVRLLNAMERKRRQDMERMELEKKELIELLQAIRLENETAKSTCRQCKRNERITSI, from the exons ATGGGATATGACGTTGATAGATTTGTTAGCAGTGTGAACGACGGCTTGTTGTGCTGTATTTGTCGAGACGTGCTGGAAGATCCTCTTCAATCTCCGTGTGAACACGCTTACTGCCGCTCTTGTATACAAGGTTGGCTGGTTCACGAGCAAGTTTGTCCAGAAGATCGTCAAAGTCTTCTCGAGTCACAACTAAAACCTTTATTTCGATACATGCGCAACGATCTTAATAATCTTCGCATCCGCTGTCTGAATCGCGACAACGGCTGCGAGTTTACAACTGAACTCGAGAACCTCGCACGCCACGAGAGTGCGTGTGAATTCGGTACGCTCAATTGTCCGAATAAGAATTGTCCAGTTGTTATGGAGCGACGAGAGCTTGATATTCACCTTGTGTCTTGTGAATACACAACGAAACAATGTCCGAAAGGTTGTGGTCTGACAATTCTAAGCTCTGATCACGACTCCCATAATTGCGTAGGGGAGCTAAGGACGGAACTTGAACTATTAAGGTCAGAAATGATATGTAAACTGGAAGATCAACGTCATGAAAGCAAATTAAGACTAGATTCACAACGAACTCATATGGTGCAGAAGATCAGTGGCATGCAACAAAATGTTGACGAACTTCGTG GACAACTCTCTAATTTACAACACGAAGTCCGGTTGCTAAACGCTATGGAACGGAAACGCCGCCAAGACATGGAAAGGATGGAATTGGAAAAGAAAGAACTGATCGAGTTATTACAAGCCATTCGATTAGAAAATGAAACAGCAAAGAGTACATGTCGACAATGTAAAAGAAACGAACGAATCACGTCTATATAG